A stretch of the Nitratireductor thuwali genome encodes the following:
- a CDS encoding undecaprenyl-phosphate glucose phosphotransferase has product MNKYDPTSRFSKEAVRRSAELENGPRKARPKLGQVANQVALQYRRDTMSPVMVSGVMRIVEFGLLFVSGAALYAGYVGLGTHLYWQYPLIILGISLVTVILMEFSDCYQMPALRNPIGQIGRILLIWSATFALATVALFFLKISAEFSRYWLGAWYATGLGLIFVLRLATAQLFKRWARNGRIERRAVIVGGGKNAEVLIRSIEREPYNDIRICGIFDDRDDKRSPPVVAGYPKLGNVEELIEFARIARIDMLIVSLPFNAEARVLAMLRKLWVLPIDIRLSAHSSHLRFRPRAYSYIGSVPMLDIFDRPINDWDSVAKRAFDIFFSLLGIAVFSPVMLATAIAIKLDSKGPVLFKQRRHGFNNEEIEVLKFRSMYTEQCDPTARNAVVKDDPRVTRVGRFIRKTSIDELPQFFNALFGSLSLIGPRPHAIAAEAHNRLFDEVVDGYFARHRVKPGVTGWAQINGWRGELDTEEKIRKRTEYDLYYIENWSLWFDLKILFLTPIRLLDTENAY; this is encoded by the coding sequence ATGAACAAATATGATCCCACGTCGCGTTTCTCGAAGGAAGCTGTCCGGAGGTCGGCCGAGTTGGAGAACGGGCCGCGCAAGGCCAGGCCGAAGCTAGGCCAGGTGGCCAATCAGGTCGCGCTGCAATACCGGCGGGACACCATGTCCCCTGTGATGGTCAGCGGCGTCATGCGGATCGTCGAGTTCGGGCTGCTGTTCGTCTCCGGCGCGGCGCTCTATGCCGGCTATGTGGGACTGGGCACCCATCTTTACTGGCAGTACCCATTGATCATCCTCGGCATATCGCTGGTGACGGTGATTCTGATGGAGTTCTCCGACTGCTACCAAATGCCGGCGCTGCGCAATCCGATCGGCCAGATCGGGCGCATCCTGCTCATCTGGTCGGCCACTTTCGCTCTGGCCACGGTGGCGCTGTTCTTCCTGAAGATATCGGCCGAGTTCTCTCGCTATTGGCTCGGCGCCTGGTATGCGACCGGCCTCGGGCTGATCTTCGTGCTGCGTCTGGCCACGGCGCAGCTCTTCAAGCGTTGGGCGCGCAACGGGCGGATCGAACGTCGCGCGGTCATTGTAGGGGGCGGCAAGAACGCCGAGGTGCTGATCCGCTCGATCGAGCGCGAGCCCTATAACGATATCCGCATCTGCGGCATCTTCGACGATCGCGACGACAAGCGTTCGCCACCCGTGGTGGCCGGCTATCCGAAGCTGGGCAATGTCGAGGAACTGATAGAGTTCGCCCGCATCGCGCGCATCGACATGCTGATCGTTTCGCTGCCGTTCAATGCCGAGGCACGCGTCCTGGCCATGCTGCGCAAGCTGTGGGTGCTGCCGATCGACATCCGCCTTTCGGCCCATTCGAGCCATCTGCGGTTCCGACCGCGCGCCTATTCCTATATCGGCTCGGTGCCGATGCTGGACATCTTCGACCGCCCGATCAACGACTGGGACTCCGTGGCCAAAAGGGCGTTCGACATCTTCTTCAGCCTGCTCGGCATTGCCGTCTTCTCGCCCGTCATGCTGGCGACGGCCATTGCGATCAAGCTGGACAGCAAAGGGCCGGTTCTCTTCAAGCAGCGCCGGCACGGCTTCAACAACGAAGAGATCGAGGTCCTGAAATTCCGGTCCATGTATACGGAGCAATGCGACCCGACGGCGAGGAACGCGGTGGTGAAGGACGATCCGCGCGTCACCCGTGTCGGACGGTTCATCCGCAAGACGTCCATTGACGAGTTGCCGCAATTCTTCAACGCGCTCTTCGGAAGCCTCTCCCTCATCGGGCCGCGCCCTCATGCCATTGCGGCCGAGGCGCACAACCGGCTCTTCGACGAGGTTGTGGACGGCTATTTCGCCCGGCATCGGGTCAAGCCGGGGGTCACCGGCTGGGCTCAGATAAACGGCTGGCGCGGCGAGCTCGACACCGAAGAGAAAATCCGCAAGCGCACGGAGTACGACCTCTATTACATCGAGAACTGGTCCCTGTGGTTCGACCTCAAGATCCTGTTCCTTACCCCTATCCGCCTGCTCGACACGGAAAACGCCTATTGA
- a CDS encoding glycosyltransferase family 4 protein — translation MSGSGSSDGAHGRFHLFRVSRLRIVHLFRSPVGGIFRHVRDLCDAQAAAGHEVGIVCDSTTGGEYEDRYFRQIADGLPLGVTRTPIQRHVGPGDVAAAWRTLRIIRAMQPDILHGHGAKGGAYARLFGTALRMGGSRVLRLYSPHGGSLHYDADTTAGRFFFSLEALMGRFTDHILFVSEYELRTYKAKVGEPRPPYSLVYNGVRSEEFADVAEAPDAADFLYVGMMRDLKGPDLFLDALKLVEEGAHRPLTAVMVGDGDDLEKYKAQARELGFGDRVRFFPAMPARQAFARGRVMVVPSRAEAMPYIVLEALAAGRALIATAVGGIPEIFGGSSPALCRPEPVSLAERMRLALESPGEFARSMPARDTLRERFGADAMASRIEDVYCQAMSR, via the coding sequence ATGTCCGGGAGCGGCTCTTCTGATGGCGCTCATGGGCGCTTCCATCTTTTCAGGGTGAGCAGGTTGCGCATCGTCCACTTGTTCCGGTCTCCGGTGGGCGGCATATTCCGCCACGTCCGCGACCTGTGCGATGCGCAGGCGGCGGCAGGGCACGAAGTCGGCATCGTCTGCGATTCCACCACTGGCGGCGAATATGAGGACCGGTATTTCCGTCAGATCGCCGACGGCCTCCCCCTCGGGGTGACACGCACGCCGATACAGCGCCATGTCGGTCCGGGCGACGTAGCCGCCGCCTGGCGGACGCTCAGGATCATCCGCGCCATGCAGCCCGACATTCTCCACGGGCATGGCGCCAAGGGCGGCGCCTATGCCCGCCTTTTCGGAACCGCGCTGCGCATGGGCGGGAGCCGCGTCCTGCGCCTTTACTCGCCCCACGGCGGCAGTCTGCATTACGATGCCGATACCACGGCCGGGCGCTTCTTCTTTTCGCTCGAAGCCCTGATGGGCCGCTTCACCGACCACATCCTGTTCGTTTCCGAATACGAGCTGCGCACCTATAAGGCGAAAGTGGGCGAGCCACGTCCGCCCTACAGCCTCGTCTACAATGGCGTGCGTTCGGAAGAATTTGCGGATGTGGCGGAGGCGCCGGATGCGGCGGACTTCCTCTATGTGGGCATGATGCGGGATCTGAAGGGGCCCGACCTTTTCCTGGATGCGCTGAAGCTGGTCGAGGAGGGCGCGCACCGACCGCTGACAGCGGTGATGGTCGGCGATGGAGACGATCTCGAGAAATACAAGGCGCAGGCCAGGGAGTTGGGGTTCGGCGACAGGGTGCGGTTCTTTCCCGCCATGCCGGCACGCCAGGCGTTTGCCAGGGGCCGTGTGATGGTTGTTCCCTCGCGGGCAGAGGCGATGCCATATATCGTCCTGGAAGCGCTGGCGGCCGGCCGCGCTCTGATCGCGACGGCGGTGGGCGGCATTCCCGAAATCTTCGGCGGCAGCTCGCCCGCCCTTTGCCGGCCAGAACCCGTCTCGCTTGCCGAGCGCATGAGGCTCGCGCTCGAAAGTCCCGGCGAGTTTGCCCGCTCGATGCCGGCAAGGGACACGCTGCGCGAGCGCTTCGGAGCCGACGCAATGGCTTCGCGGATCGAGGATGTCTACTGCCAGGCGATGTCGCGATGA
- a CDS encoding polysaccharide biosynthesis/export family protein, whose amino-acid sequence MKNRTHIAIGLSAAVLLAGCGGYRPPPPAFHEALYQPYVMDAGDRLRITVFDQENLTNVYSVDQAGYVSFPLVGSVPARGRTPKQLEQELARMLRNGYLRDPDVTVEIDRYRPIFIMGEVGGPGQYSYVPGMTVQKAIAAAGGFSPRANQANVDVTREINGKVMTGRVLTSDPLLPGDTIYVRERLF is encoded by the coding sequence ATGAAAAACCGTACCCATATCGCAATCGGCCTTTCGGCGGCGGTCCTGCTTGCCGGCTGCGGCGGCTATCGCCCTCCCCCGCCGGCTTTCCACGAAGCGCTCTACCAGCCCTATGTGATGGACGCCGGCGACCGGCTGCGCATCACCGTCTTTGACCAGGAAAACCTGACGAACGTCTACAGCGTCGATCAGGCGGGCTATGTCTCCTTTCCGCTGGTCGGATCGGTTCCGGCGCGCGGCCGCACTCCGAAGCAGCTCGAACAGGAACTCGCCCGGATGCTGCGCAACGGCTATCTGCGTGATCCCGACGTGACGGTCGAGATCGACCGCTACCGGCCGATCTTCATCATGGGCGAGGTCGGCGGGCCGGGGCAATATTCCTACGTTCCAGGCATGACCGTGCAAAAGGCGATAGCTGCGGCGGGCGGTTTTTCGCCGCGCGCCAACCAGGCCAATGTCGACGTGACCCGCGAGATCAACGGCAAGGTGATGACCGGACGCGTTCTCACCTCTGATCCGCTGCTGCCCGGCGACACGATCTATGTCCGGGAGCGGCTCTTCTGA